A part of Geothrix oryzae genomic DNA contains:
- the elbB gene encoding isoprenoid biosynthesis glyoxalase ElbB, whose protein sequence is MAKTPKVAVLLAGCGHLDGAEVREAVLALLALDQHGASFQCIAPNADQYHVVDHATGRPVAGARRNILEEASRIARAGQCLDLASARAGDYDALVMPGGYGVAKNHCTFAIKGAEAEVRPDVAAFIRGFFDAGKPVGAICIAPALVALALSGRGSAELTLGNDAGCDEAMRILGHHPKDTPNAREIVIDETHKLVTTPAYMFDDAKLSDVWIGIERCVTEVLKRC, encoded by the coding sequence ATGGCAAAGACGCCGAAGGTCGCGGTGCTGCTGGCGGGCTGTGGCCACCTCGACGGCGCGGAAGTGCGCGAGGCGGTGCTGGCCCTGCTGGCACTGGATCAGCACGGCGCTTCCTTCCAGTGCATCGCACCCAACGCGGACCAGTACCATGTCGTCGACCATGCCACCGGCCGGCCCGTGGCCGGCGCCCGGCGCAACATCCTGGAGGAGGCCAGCCGCATTGCGCGCGCGGGCCAGTGCTTGGACCTGGCTTCGGCCAGGGCCGGCGACTACGATGCGCTGGTGATGCCGGGCGGCTACGGCGTGGCCAAGAACCACTGCACCTTTGCCATCAAGGGTGCGGAAGCCGAGGTGCGGCCCGATGTGGCGGCCTTCATCCGAGGATTCTTCGATGCCGGCAAGCCGGTGGGGGCCATCTGCATCGCGCCGGCCCTGGTGGCCCTGGCGCTGTCCGGGCGGGGATCCGCCGAACTCACCCTGGGCAACGATGCCGGCTGCGACGAGGCCATGCGGATCCTCGGCCACCACCCCAAGGACACTCCGAATGCCCGGGAGATCGTCATTGACGAGACCCACAAGCTCGTCACCACCCCCGCCTACATGTTCGACGACGCGAAGCTGAGCGATGTCTGGATCGGCATCGAGCGCTGCGTGACGGAAGTGCTGAAACGCTGCTAG